In Panthera tigris isolate Pti1 chromosome D2, P.tigris_Pti1_mat1.1, whole genome shotgun sequence, one DNA window encodes the following:
- the LOC102954924 gene encoding zinc finger protein 717-like isoform X2, whose protein sequence is MDKSQGSLSFGDVTVDFSWEEWQCLNLAQRTLYRDVMLENYHNFVSVGFLINKPEVIFRLEEGEEPWIVKEEFLYQNYPEDNKAHYLTERIQENQDKYLPQVAFKNKTLASEKVHALRQPSNTSANFVPSRKMSCKYDLHGVSLKNILISIGSNRNSSRKKYGILNVYEKLLDIKQEKPHAQEISCENNQDEKTFGHKNGIIQHLNTQTSEETLKYNDGGKPLGEETIIIPHRQNDIGEKLCEYKEHGETCEISLLKYHAVYTEIKQSKSNQMENNFSKMSHFTQVQKSQRGRQTLMFIRELTQERNAFDVMNVEKLSTGSRTLMHIREFTQERNPFSVISVVKLSIGRQTLTCIRELTRERSAFNVMNVVKLSIDSQKLMYITELTRERSPFSVMNVVKLSIDSPMSMHIREFTQERNLINVTSVGNLFTRSHPSLDMRELTREKNPMNARSVGELSARGQPSLNIRELTQEIDPFIVTCVAKLTVISQLLMYIGELTQERNPFSVLNVRNLFLQSRLLLIIRGLTQGKSPMNVMNVGRVSVINLPSLPI, encoded by the exons GGGTCGCTGTCATTCGGGGATGTGACTGTGGACTTCTCCTGGGAGGAGTGGCAGTGCCTGAACCTTGCTCAGAGGACCCTGTACAGGgacgtgatgctggagaactacCACAACTTTGTCTCAGTGG gGTTTCTCATTAACAAGCCAGAGGTGATCTTCAGattggaggaaggggaagagccATGGATAGTAAAGGAAGAATTTCTGTACCAGAACTACCCAG aagacAACAAAGCTCATTACCTAACAGAGAGAATCCAGGAAAACCAAGACAAATATTTGCCACAAGTTgcatttaagaacaaaacactgGCCTCAGAAAAAGTTCATGCTTTAAGACAACCATCTAATACGAGTGCAAACTTTGTTCCTTCGAGAAAAATGTCCTGTAAATACGACTTACATGGAGtgagtttgaaaaatattttaatatcaattgGTAGTAATAgaaattcttcaagaaaaaaatatggcattttaaatgtgtatgagAAATTACTTGATATTAAGCAGGAAAAACCTCATGCTCAAGAGATTTCTTGTGAAAATAATCAGGATGAGAAAACCTTTGGTCATAAGAATGGTATTATTCAGCACCTAAATACTCAGACTTCAGAGgagactttaaaatataatgatggTGGAAAACCCTTAGGAGAAGAGACCATAATAATTCCACACAGGCAAAATGACATAGGAGAGAAACTCTGTGAATATAAGGAACATGGGGAAACCTGTGAGATATCTCTGTTGAAATATCATGCGGtctacacagaaataaaacaatccaaaagcaatcaaatggaaaataatttcagtaagATGTCACACTTCACTCAAGTTCAGAAAAGCCAGAGAG GCAGGCAGACGTTAATGTtcatcagagaactcacacaggagagaaacgcTTTCgatgtaatgaatgtggaaaaacTTTCTACCGGCAGTCGGACGTTAATgcacatcagagaattcacacaggagagaaaccctttCAGTGTAATCAGTGTGGTAAAACTTTCTATCGGCAGGCAGACGTTAACGTGCATCAGAGAACTCACACGGGAGAGAAGCGCTTTCaatgtaatgaatgtggtaaAACTTTCTATCGACAGTCAGAAGTTAATGTACATCACAGAACTCACACGGGAGAGAAGCCCTTTCAGTGTAATGAATGTGGTAAAACTTTCTATCGACAGTCCGATGTCAATgcacatcagagaattcacacaggagagaaaccttataaatgtaaCGAGTGTGGGAAATCTTTTTACGAGAAGTCATCCCTCACTCGACATGAGAGAACTCACACGGGAGAAAAACCCTATGAATGCAAGGAGTGTAGGAGAACTTTCTGCCAGAGGTCAGCCCTCACTcaacatcagagaactcacacaggagaTAGACCCTTTCATTGTAACGTGTGTGGCAAAACTTACCGTCATCTCTCAGCTTTTAATGTACATCGGAgaactcacacaggagagaaaccctttCAGTGTATTGAATGTGAGAAATCTTTTCTTACAAAGTCGACTCTTATTAATCATCAGAGGACTCACACAGGGGAAaagccctatgaatgtaatgaatgtgggaagagTTTCCGTCATAAATCTACCCTCACTACCCATCTGA
- the LOC102954924 gene encoding zinc finger protein 525-like isoform X3, with protein MDKSQGSLSFGDVTVDFSWEEWQCLNLAQRTLYRDVMLENYHNFVSVGFLINKPEVIFRLEEGEEPWIVKEEFLYQNYPEDNKAHYLTERIQENQDKYLPQVAFKNKTLASEKVHALRQPSNTSANFVPSRKMSCKYDLHGADVNVHQRTHTGEKRFQCNECGKTFYRQSEVNVHHRTHTGEKPFQCNECGKTFYRQSDVNAHQRIHTGEKPYKCNECGKSFYEKSSLTRHERTHTGEKPYECKECRRTFCQRSALTQHQRTHTGDRPFHCNVCGKTYRHLSAFNVHRRTHTGEKPFQCIECEKSFLTKSTLINHQRTHTGEKPYECNECGKSFRHKSTLTTHLRTHSGEKPYKCCECGKAFGRKSALTNHQGIHVG; from the exons GGGTCGCTGTCATTCGGGGATGTGACTGTGGACTTCTCCTGGGAGGAGTGGCAGTGCCTGAACCTTGCTCAGAGGACCCTGTACAGGgacgtgatgctggagaactacCACAACTTTGTCTCAGTGG gGTTTCTCATTAACAAGCCAGAGGTGATCTTCAGattggaggaaggggaagagccATGGATAGTAAAGGAAGAATTTCTGTACCAGAACTACCCAG aagacAACAAAGCTCATTACCTAACAGAGAGAATCCAGGAAAACCAAGACAAATATTTGCCACAAGTTgcatttaagaacaaaacactgGCCTCAGAAAAAGTTCATGCTTTAAGACAACCATCTAATACGAGTGCAAACTTTGTTCCTTCGAGAAAAATGTCCTGTAAATACGACTTACATGGA GCAGACGTTAACGTGCATCAGAGAACTCACACGGGAGAGAAGCGCTTTCaatgtaatgaatgtggtaaAACTTTCTATCGACAGTCAGAAGTTAATGTACATCACAGAACTCACACGGGAGAGAAGCCCTTTCAGTGTAATGAATGTGGTAAAACTTTCTATCGACAGTCCGATGTCAATgcacatcagagaattcacacaggagagaaaccttataaatgtaaCGAGTGTGGGAAATCTTTTTACGAGAAGTCATCCCTCACTCGACATGAGAGAACTCACACGGGAGAAAAACCCTATGAATGCAAGGAGTGTAGGAGAACTTTCTGCCAGAGGTCAGCCCTCACTcaacatcagagaactcacacaggagaTAGACCCTTTCATTGTAACGTGTGTGGCAAAACTTACCGTCATCTCTCAGCTTTTAATGTACATCGGAgaactcacacaggagagaaaccctttCAGTGTATTGAATGTGAGAAATCTTTTCTTACAAAGTCGACTCTTATTAATCATCAGAGGACTCACACAGGGGAAaagccctatgaatgtaatgaatgtgggaagagTTTCCGTCATAAATCTACCCTCACTACCCATCTGAGAACTCACtcaggagagaaaccttataaatgttgtgaatgtggaaaagcttttGGGCGGAAATCAGCCCTTACAAATCATCAAGGAATTCATGTAGGGTAG
- the LOC102954924 gene encoding zinc finger protein 37A-like isoform X4 codes for MDKSQGSLSFGDVTVDFSWEEWQCLNLAQRTLYRDVMLENYHNFVSVGFLINKPEVIFRLEEGEEPWIVKEEFLYQNYPECPACSGSFTRNKSKIMMFPYCIYLFSHLMNDITENGNHGTLSYFGI; via the exons GGGTCGCTGTCATTCGGGGATGTGACTGTGGACTTCTCCTGGGAGGAGTGGCAGTGCCTGAACCTTGCTCAGAGGACCCTGTACAGGgacgtgatgctggagaactacCACAACTTTGTCTCAGTGG gGTTTCTCATTAACAAGCCAGAGGTGATCTTCAGattggaggaaggggaagagccATGGATAGTAAAGGAAGAATTTCTGTACCAGAACTACCCAG AGTGTCCAGCATGCAGTGGGTCTttcacaagaaacaaaagcaaaatcatgATGTTTCCTTATTGTATCTATCTTTTTTCACACCTGATGAATGATATTACAGAAAATGGCAATCATGGTACTCTTTCTTACTTTGGTATATAA
- the LOC102954924 gene encoding zinc finger protein 33B-like isoform X1: MDKSQGSLSFGDVTVDFSWEEWQCLNLAQRTLYRDVMLENYHNFVSVGFLINKPEVIFRLEEGEEPWIVKEEFLYQNYPEDNKAHYLTERIQENQDKYLPQVAFKNKTLASEKVHALRQPSNTSANFVPSRKMSCKYDLHGVSLKNILISIGSNRNSSRKKYGILNVYEKLLDIKQEKPHAQEISCENNQDEKTFGHKNGIIQHLNTQTSEETLKYNDGGKPLGEETIIIPHRQNDIGEKLCEYKEHGETCEISLLKYHAVYTEIKQSKSNQMENNFSKMSHFTQVQKSQRGECLFKCNECGQTFNYKSNLTVHQRTHTGEKRYQLNLRRKTSHKSVLTDHGRTHTGEKLYKCSECGKSFYKKSSLIRHERTYTRGKPHECNESGKTFCEKSTFTQHQRTHTAEKRFQCNEDRKTFCQQSDMKIHQRIHTGEKRFQCNECGKTFHWQSDIKLHQRTHTGEKPFLCNKCGKTFYRQSDVNAHQRIHTGEKRFQCNQCGKTFYWQSDVHAHQRTHTGEKPFQCNKCGKSFHRQADVNVHQRTHTGEKRFRCNECGKTFYRQSDVNAHQRIHTGEKPFQCNQCGKTFYRQADVNVHQRTHTGEKRFQCNECGKTFYRQSEVNVHHRTHTGEKPFQCNECGKTFYRQSDVNAHQRIHTGEKPYKCNECGKSFYEKSSLTRHERTHTGEKPYECKECRRTFCQRSALTQHQRTHTGDRPFHCNVCGKTYRHLSAFNVHRRTHTGEKPFQCIECEKSFLTKSTLINHQRTHTGEKPYECNECGKSFRHKSTLTTHLRTHSGEKPYKCCECGKAFGRKSALTNHQGIHVG, encoded by the exons GGGTCGCTGTCATTCGGGGATGTGACTGTGGACTTCTCCTGGGAGGAGTGGCAGTGCCTGAACCTTGCTCAGAGGACCCTGTACAGGgacgtgatgctggagaactacCACAACTTTGTCTCAGTGG gGTTTCTCATTAACAAGCCAGAGGTGATCTTCAGattggaggaaggggaagagccATGGATAGTAAAGGAAGAATTTCTGTACCAGAACTACCCAG aagacAACAAAGCTCATTACCTAACAGAGAGAATCCAGGAAAACCAAGACAAATATTTGCCACAAGTTgcatttaagaacaaaacactgGCCTCAGAAAAAGTTCATGCTTTAAGACAACCATCTAATACGAGTGCAAACTTTGTTCCTTCGAGAAAAATGTCCTGTAAATACGACTTACATGGAGtgagtttgaaaaatattttaatatcaattgGTAGTAATAgaaattcttcaagaaaaaaatatggcattttaaatgtgtatgagAAATTACTTGATATTAAGCAGGAAAAACCTCATGCTCAAGAGATTTCTTGTGAAAATAATCAGGATGAGAAAACCTTTGGTCATAAGAATGGTATTATTCAGCACCTAAATACTCAGACTTCAGAGgagactttaaaatataatgatggTGGAAAACCCTTAGGAGAAGAGACCATAATAATTCCACACAGGCAAAATGACATAGGAGAGAAACTCTGTGAATATAAGGAACATGGGGAAACCTGTGAGATATCTCTGTTGAAATATCATGCGGtctacacagaaataaaacaatccaaaagcaatcaaatggaaaataatttcagtaagATGTCACACTTCACTCAAGTTCAGAAAAGCCAGAGAGGTGAGTGTCTAttcaaatgtaatgaatgtgggcaAACATTCAACTACAAGTCAAATCTCACAGTGCATCAGAgaacacacacaggagagaaacgcTATCAACTTAATTTACGTAGGAAGACCAGTCACAAATCAGTTCTCACAGACCATGGGAGGACACATACAGGGGAGAAACTTTATAAATGTAGTGAATGTGGGAAGTCCTTTTACAAGAAGTCATCCCTCATTCGACATGAGAGAACATATACAAGGGGGAAGCCCCACGAATGTAATGAAAGTGGGAAAACTTTCTGTGAGAAATCCACCTTCACTCAACATCAGAGAACTCATACAGCAGAGAAACGCTTTCAGTGTAATGAAGACAGGAAAACTTTCTGTCAGCAGTCAGACATGAAGATACATCAGAGGATTCACACAGGGGAGAAACGCTTTCAGTGTAATGAATGTGGTAAAACTTTCCATTGGCAATCAGACATTAAGCtacatcagagaactcacacaggagagaaaccctttCTCTGTAACAAGTGTGGTAAAACTTTCTATCGGCAGTCAGATGTTAATGCACATCAGCgaattcacacaggagagaaacgcTTTCAGTGTAATCAGTGTGGTAAAACTTTCTATTGGCAATCAGACGTGCATGcacatcagagaactcacacaggagagaaaccctttCAGTGTAACAAATGTGGTAAATCTTTCCATAGGCAGGCAGACGTTAATGTtcatcagagaactcacacaggagagaaacgcTTTCgatgtaatgaatgtggaaaaacTTTCTACCGGCAGTCGGACGTTAATgcacatcagagaattcacacaggagagaaaccctttCAGTGTAATCAGTGTGGTAAAACTTTCTATCGGCAGGCAGACGTTAACGTGCATCAGAGAACTCACACGGGAGAGAAGCGCTTTCaatgtaatgaatgtggtaaAACTTTCTATCGACAGTCAGAAGTTAATGTACATCACAGAACTCACACGGGAGAGAAGCCCTTTCAGTGTAATGAATGTGGTAAAACTTTCTATCGACAGTCCGATGTCAATgcacatcagagaattcacacaggagagaaaccttataaatgtaaCGAGTGTGGGAAATCTTTTTACGAGAAGTCATCCCTCACTCGACATGAGAGAACTCACACGGGAGAAAAACCCTATGAATGCAAGGAGTGTAGGAGAACTTTCTGCCAGAGGTCAGCCCTCACTcaacatcagagaactcacacaggagaTAGACCCTTTCATTGTAACGTGTGTGGCAAAACTTACCGTCATCTCTCAGCTTTTAATGTACATCGGAgaactcacacaggagagaaaccctttCAGTGTATTGAATGTGAGAAATCTTTTCTTACAAAGTCGACTCTTATTAATCATCAGAGGACTCACACAGGGGAAaagccctatgaatgtaatgaatgtgggaagagTTTCCGTCATAAATCTACCCTCACTACCCATCTGAGAACTCACtcaggagagaaaccttataaatgttgtgaatgtggaaaagcttttGGGCGGAAATCAGCCCTTACAAATCATCAAGGAATTCATGTAGGGTAG
- the LOC102954924 gene encoding KRAB domain-containing protein 4-like isoform X5 — translation MDKSQGSLSFGDVTVDFSWEEWQCLNLAQRTLYRDVMLENYHNFVSVGFLINKPEVIFRLEEGEEPWIVKEEFLYQNYPVL, via the exons GGGTCGCTGTCATTCGGGGATGTGACTGTGGACTTCTCCTGGGAGGAGTGGCAGTGCCTGAACCTTGCTCAGAGGACCCTGTACAGGgacgtgatgctggagaactacCACAACTTTGTCTCAGTGG gGTTTCTCATTAACAAGCCAGAGGTGATCTTCAGattggaggaaggggaagagccATGGATAGTAAAGGAAGAATTTCTGTACCAGAACTACCCAG